The following are encoded in a window of Cupriavidus oxalaticus genomic DNA:
- the polA gene encoding DNA polymerase I: MSDSPKTLLLVDGSSYLYRAYHALPDLRNGEGLPTGAIYGMINMLRKLRNDYPAEYSACVFDAKGKTFRDDMYPAYKEHRPSMPEDLARQIEPIHEAVRALGWPIVVVDGVEADDVIGTLSRQATEQGVRTVVSTGDKDLAQLVNDQVTLVNTMSGEVLDPPGVAAKFGVPPERIIDYLSLIGDAVDNVPGVPKVGPKTAVKWLAEHGSLDGVMAAAPGMKGVVGENLRNTLDWLPMARRLVTVKTDCDLSKSVADFHALRETGEDKDKLVDFFQRYGFKTWLREATGERLPDARAQARARAAAAPSQGGLFDAPAAAAGSAVQATEDSAPTEIRYETVTTQGVLDDWMRRIEAAPLVAIDTETDSLDPMQAQLVGISLSATPGEACYIPVAHRGPDVAGLPEHGQLSREFVLERMRAWLEDASRPKLGQNLKYDIHVFANHGVTLRGVAHDTMLQSYVLASHRNHGMDSLAERLLSLKTITYEEVCGKGAGQICFDQIDLARATEYAAEDADVTLRLHRKMMPQVEAAAGLRRVYEEIEMPVSVVLQKIERNGVLIDAERLAAQSAELGQRMLALEQSAYEAAGQPFNLGSPKQIGEILFNQMKLPVVKKTASGAPSTDEEVLQKLAEDYPLPKLLLDYRGLAKLKSTYTDKLPRMVNARTGRVHTSYGQATAVTGRLASTDPNLQNIPVRTEEGRRIREAFIAEPGSVIVSADYSQIELRIMAHISGDENLLRAFANGEDIHRATAAEIFGVARDAVSSEQRRYAKVINFGLIYGMSAFGLASNLGIEREAAKHYIDRYFMRYPGVAHYMEETRQTAREQGYVETVFGRRLWLPDINGGSGPRRQAAERAAINAPMQGTAADLIKLSMIAVQGWLERDGLQTRQIMQVHDELVLEVPEHELELVKARLPELMCTVAQLRVPLVAEVGSGANWEEAH; the protein is encoded by the coding sequence ATGTCGGATAGTCCAAAAACACTCTTGCTCGTCGACGGATCGAGCTATTTGTATCGCGCTTATCACGCACTGCCGGACCTGAGGAATGGAGAGGGTCTGCCCACAGGGGCAATCTACGGCATGATCAACATGCTGCGCAAGCTGCGCAACGATTACCCGGCAGAGTATAGCGCCTGCGTGTTCGACGCAAAGGGCAAGACCTTCCGCGACGACATGTATCCGGCCTACAAGGAACACCGCCCGTCCATGCCGGAAGACCTGGCCCGCCAGATCGAGCCGATCCACGAGGCCGTGCGCGCGCTGGGCTGGCCGATCGTGGTGGTGGACGGCGTCGAGGCCGACGACGTGATCGGCACGCTGTCGCGCCAGGCCACCGAGCAGGGCGTGCGTACGGTCGTATCCACCGGCGACAAGGACCTGGCGCAGCTGGTCAACGACCAGGTCACGCTGGTCAACACCATGAGCGGCGAAGTGCTCGATCCCCCGGGCGTGGCGGCCAAGTTCGGCGTGCCGCCCGAGCGCATCATCGACTACCTGTCGCTGATTGGCGATGCGGTCGACAACGTCCCCGGCGTGCCCAAGGTGGGTCCCAAGACCGCGGTCAAATGGCTGGCCGAGCATGGCTCGCTCGACGGCGTGATGGCCGCCGCGCCGGGCATGAAGGGCGTGGTCGGCGAGAACCTGCGCAACACGCTCGACTGGCTGCCGATGGCGCGCCGGCTGGTGACGGTCAAGACCGACTGCGACCTGAGCAAGTCCGTGGCTGACTTCCATGCGCTGCGCGAGACCGGCGAGGACAAGGACAAGCTGGTCGACTTCTTCCAGCGCTACGGCTTCAAGACCTGGCTGCGCGAAGCCACGGGCGAACGCTTGCCCGACGCGCGCGCGCAGGCCCGCGCCCGCGCGGCCGCGGCGCCGTCGCAGGGCGGCCTGTTCGATGCGCCGGCGGCAGCCGCAGGCAGTGCGGTCCAGGCAACAGAAGACAGTGCGCCGACCGAGATCCGCTACGAGACGGTCACCACCCAGGGCGTGCTGGACGACTGGATGCGGCGCATCGAGGCCGCGCCGCTGGTGGCGATCGATACCGAGACCGATTCGCTCGACCCGATGCAGGCGCAGCTGGTCGGCATCTCCTTGTCGGCGACGCCGGGCGAAGCCTGCTACATCCCCGTGGCGCACCGCGGCCCCGACGTGGCCGGCCTGCCCGAGCATGGCCAGCTCTCGCGCGAATTCGTGCTGGAGCGCATGCGCGCCTGGCTCGAGGACGCCAGCCGCCCCAAGCTCGGCCAGAACCTGAAATACGACATCCACGTCTTCGCCAACCACGGCGTGACGCTGCGCGGCGTGGCGCACGACACCATGCTGCAGAGCTACGTGCTGGCCTCGCACCGCAACCACGGCATGGACAGCCTGGCCGAGCGGCTGCTCAGCCTGAAGACCATCACCTACGAAGAAGTGTGCGGCAAGGGTGCCGGCCAGATCTGCTTCGACCAGATCGACCTGGCGCGCGCCACCGAGTACGCCGCCGAAGACGCCGACGTGACGCTGCGCCTGCACCGCAAGATGATGCCGCAGGTGGAAGCCGCCGCAGGGCTGCGCCGCGTGTACGAAGAGATCGAGATGCCGGTCTCGGTGGTGCTGCAGAAGATCGAGCGCAACGGCGTGCTGATCGACGCCGAACGCCTGGCCGCGCAGAGCGCCGAGCTGGGCCAGCGCATGCTGGCGCTGGAGCAGTCCGCCTACGAGGCCGCGGGCCAGCCGTTCAACCTGGGTTCGCCCAAGCAGATCGGCGAGATCCTGTTCAACCAGATGAAGCTGCCGGTGGTGAAGAAGACCGCCAGCGGCGCACCGTCGACCGACGAAGAGGTGCTGCAGAAGCTGGCCGAGGACTACCCGCTGCCCAAGCTGCTGCTCGACTACCGCGGCCTGGCCAAGCTCAAGTCCACCTACACCGACAAGCTGCCCAGGATGGTCAATGCGCGCACCGGCCGCGTGCACACCAGCTATGGGCAAGCGACCGCGGTGACGGGCCGGCTGGCATCGACCGACCCCAACCTGCAGAACATCCCGGTGCGCACCGAGGAAGGCCGCCGCATCCGCGAAGCCTTTATCGCCGAGCCGGGCAGCGTGATCGTGTCGGCCGACTACTCGCAGATCGAGCTGCGCATCATGGCCCATATCTCGGGCGACGAGAACCTGCTGCGCGCCTTCGCCAATGGCGAGGACATCCACCGCGCCACCGCCGCCGAGATCTTCGGCGTGGCGCGCGACGCGGTCAGCAGCGAGCAGCGCCGCTATGCCAAGGTCATCAACTTCGGCCTGATCTACGGCATGAGCGCGTTCGGGCTGGCCAGCAACCTGGGCATCGAGCGAGAGGCGGCCAAGCACTATATCGACCGCTACTTCATGCGCTACCCGGGCGTGGCGCACTACATGGAAGAAACCCGGCAGACCGCGCGCGAGCAAGGCTATGTCGAGACCGTGTTCGGCCGCCGGCTGTGGCTGCCGGATATCAACGGCGGCAGCGGCCCGCGCCGCCAGGCCGCCGAGCGTGCCGCCATCAACGCGCCGATGCAGGGCACGGCCGCCGACCTGATCAAGCTGTCGATGATCGCGGTGCAGGGCTGGCTGGAGCGCGACGGGCTGCAGACGCGCCAGATCATGCAGGTGCACGATGAACTGGTGCTGGAAGTGCCCGAGCATGAGCTGGAGCTGGTGAAGGCGCGCCTGCCGGAGCTGATGTGCACGGTGGCGCAGTTGCGCGTGCCGCTGGTGGCCGAGGTGGGCAGCGGCGCCAACTGGGAAGAAGCGCACTGA
- a CDS encoding LOG family protein: MDSKLTGAAAGGASTAPLADPDVSDISGDTVQPPPEAASEHAAAVAAAADAAAAGHPPEVAAEKAAAAAARANPRKMIPSLRALADEDRATAKKARASWQMFTIMAEFIEATEYLSEIRPAVSIYGSARLREDSPYYQRTIEIARLFSDAGFAVISGGGPGIMEAANKGAHAGKSASVGLNIELPHEQQGNPYQDIAMRFRHFFTRKVTFVKNSDAFIVMPGGFGTLDELAEVLTLVQTGKSRSVPVVMFGSRFWKGLLDWFRFTLLPMGLIAEHDLDLMKIVDEPHEVLEAVYDYYERRGGDKPIPPKEEMFYL, translated from the coding sequence ATGGACTCAAAATTGACTGGTGCCGCTGCGGGCGGTGCGTCGACCGCCCCCCTCGCTGATCCGGATGTTTCCGATATCTCCGGTGATACCGTACAACCCCCGCCGGAGGCCGCTTCCGAACACGCGGCGGCGGTAGCTGCCGCGGCCGATGCTGCGGCCGCTGGCCATCCGCCCGAAGTGGCAGCTGAAAAAGCCGCCGCCGCCGCCGCGCGCGCCAATCCGCGCAAGATGATCCCCAGCCTGCGTGCGCTGGCCGACGAAGACCGCGCTACCGCAAAGAAGGCGCGCGCATCGTGGCAAATGTTCACGATTATGGCAGAGTTCATCGAGGCGACCGAGTACCTTTCGGAGATCCGCCCGGCCGTGTCGATCTACGGCAGCGCGCGCCTGCGCGAGGATTCGCCCTACTACCAGCGCACCATCGAGATCGCGCGGCTGTTCTCCGATGCCGGCTTTGCCGTCATCTCCGGCGGCGGCCCCGGCATCATGGAAGCGGCCAACAAGGGCGCGCACGCCGGCAAGTCGGCCAGCGTGGGCCTGAACATCGAACTGCCGCACGAGCAGCAGGGCAATCCGTACCAGGACATTGCCATGCGCTTCCGCCACTTCTTCACGCGCAAGGTCACCTTCGTCAAGAACTCGGACGCGTTCATCGTGATGCCGGGCGGCTTCGGCACGCTGGACGAGCTGGCCGAGGTGCTGACGCTGGTGCAGACCGGCAAGTCGCGCTCGGTGCCGGTGGTCATGTTCGGCAGCCGCTTCTGGAAGGGCCTGCTGGACTGGTTCCGCTTCACGCTGCTGCCGATGGGCCTGATCGCCGAACACGACCTCGACCTGATGAAGATCGTCGACGAACCGCATGAAGTGCTCGAAGCGGTCTACGACTACTACGAGCGCCGTGGCGGCGACAAGCCGATCCCGCCCAAGGAAGAGATGTTCTACCTGTAA